One Streptomyces sp. R28 DNA window includes the following coding sequences:
- a CDS encoding TadE family type IV pilus minor pilin encodes MRGCERDIERGSDLGAGRGPRRGSDQGFVTAESAVVLPVLVMFAMALVWGLLVVAAQIQCVDAARTGARAAARQDPADAVIEVTREAAPRGATVTVGREGDEVRVVVVARPPVLRGLPFEVREEAVASAEETVGAGT; translated from the coding sequence ATGCGCGGATGTGAGCGGGACATTGAGCGGGGGTCGGACCTGGGTGCCGGTCGGGGACCCCGTCGGGGATCGGACCAGGGGTTCGTGACGGCGGAGTCGGCTGTCGTGCTGCCTGTGCTGGTGATGTTCGCGATGGCGCTGGTGTGGGGGCTGCTCGTGGTGGCCGCGCAGATCCAGTGCGTGGACGCGGCCCGGACGGGCGCCCGCGCCGCAGCCCGGCAGGATCCGGCCGACGCGGTCATCGAGGTGACCCGTGAGGCGGCACCGCGCGGCGCGACGGTCACGGTCGGCCGGGAGGGGGACGAAGTCCGCGTGGTCGTCGTGGCCAGGCCGCCGGTGCTGCGCGGGCTCCCCTTCGAGGTACGGGAAGAAGCCGTGGCGTCGGCGGAGGAGACGGTGGGGGCGGGGACATGA
- a CDS encoding type II secretion system F family protein: MSAEVVHRLGVAVGAALAVGWLLRWPLAVRHERRVRRRLAELMTTAEVTSIRRRFDVRQGMRHGLPLVAVVGAGWALVGGIAGLAAGLIVAGGLWMWRRRQAAVGAEEVPDAAEVARQLPLAADLLAACIAAGAGPVIAAQAVGEALGGPVGDGLARGAAEVRLGGEPGEAWQRLASMPRAGALARLLERADVSGLPAAGPVARLAAEARADWGRTATERARRAAVMVTAPVGLCFLPAFIAVGVAPVVIGLAGGVLGGGGG; encoded by the coding sequence GTGAGTGCGGAGGTTGTCCACAGGCTGGGGGTGGCCGTGGGGGCGGCGTTGGCCGTCGGGTGGCTGTTGCGGTGGCCCCTGGCGGTGCGGCACGAGCGGAGGGTACGGCGGCGGCTGGCCGAGTTGATGACGACCGCCGAGGTGACGTCGATACGCCGACGGTTCGACGTCCGGCAGGGCATGCGGCATGGGCTGCCCTTGGTGGCGGTCGTGGGTGCCGGCTGGGCGCTGGTCGGCGGCATCGCCGGACTGGCGGCGGGGCTGATCGTCGCGGGCGGGCTGTGGATGTGGCGTCGTCGGCAGGCGGCCGTTGGCGCCGAGGAGGTGCCCGACGCCGCTGAGGTGGCTCGCCAGCTGCCGCTCGCCGCCGATCTGCTGGCGGCCTGCATCGCTGCGGGAGCCGGTCCGGTGATCGCGGCGCAAGCCGTGGGCGAGGCCCTGGGCGGCCCCGTCGGGGACGGGCTGGCGCGAGGGGCGGCGGAGGTGCGGCTCGGCGGTGAACCGGGCGAGGCGTGGCAGCGGCTGGCGTCGATGCCGAGGGCCGGCGCGCTGGCGCGGTTGCTCGAAAGAGCCGACGTGTCGGGGCTTCCGGCCGCCGGACCGGTCGCGCGGCTCGCCGCGGAGGCCCGCGCCGACTGGGGGCGCACCGCGACGGAACGGGCCAGGCGGGCGGCTGTCATGGTCACCGCGCCGGTGGGGTTGTGTTTCCTGCCCGCGTTCATCGCGGTGGGCGTGGCGCCGGTGGTGATCGGGCTTGCGGGCGGCGTGCTGGGAGGGGGTGGCGGATGA
- the bldG gene encoding anti-sigma factor antagonist BldG: MDLSLSTRTVGDRTVVEVGGEIDVYTAPKLREQLVELVNDGSFHLVVDMEGVDFLDSTGLGVLVGGLKRVRAHEGSLRLVCNQERILKIFRITGLTKVFPIHTSVEEAVAATD, from the coding sequence GTGGACCTGTCCCTGTCGACCCGTACCGTCGGCGATCGTACGGTCGTCGAGGTCGGTGGCGAAATCGACGTATATACCGCGCCCAAGCTGCGCGAGCAGCTGGTCGAGCTGGTGAACGACGGGAGTTTCCACCTCGTCGTCGACATGGAGGGCGTGGACTTCCTCGACTCCACCGGGCTCGGCGTGCTGGTCGGCGGCCTGAAGCGTGTGCGGGCCCATGAGGGCTCACTGCGCCTGGTCTGCAACCAGGAGCGCATCCTGAAGATCTTCCGTATCACCGGCCTCACCAAGGTGTTCCCGATCCACACCTCGGTCGAGGAAGCGGTTGCGGCGACCGACTGA
- a CDS encoding Rv3654c family TadE-like protein → MRSDRGSATVWSLGAIAVLCVVFGVVLALGQAVVTRHRAAGGADLAALAAADHWAEGGTAACARAEGVARAQGVRLARCVVVGEISDVTAASGRGPFAAEVRARAGPAGPAGATLPPGPPSGGVAGTDRPTPVP, encoded by the coding sequence CTGCGCTCCGACCGTGGTTCCGCCACCGTCTGGAGCCTCGGCGCCATCGCCGTGCTCTGTGTCGTCTTCGGCGTCGTACTCGCCCTGGGCCAAGCCGTCGTGACCCGGCACCGTGCGGCCGGCGGTGCGGATCTCGCGGCGCTCGCGGCGGCCGATCACTGGGCGGAGGGAGGTACGGCGGCCTGCGCCCGTGCGGAAGGGGTGGCCAGGGCGCAGGGCGTGCGGCTGGCGCGATGTGTGGTGGTGGGCGAGATCTCGGACGTGACGGCAGCGTCGGGCCGGGGGCCGTTCGCCGCTGAGGTCAGGGCGCGGGCGGGGCCTGCGGGCCCGGCGGGGGCGACCCTGCCGCCAGGGCCTCCATCGGGCGGCGTTGCGGGGACGGACCGGCCGACGCCGGTTCCATGA
- a CDS encoding DEAD/DEAH box helicase, with the protein MAFNHLPAGVHDALVPLSVTPVTHSVPMAKNHRSDRSPTGPVSRVDPGSVLGRLASGPSRASRITHTEHVPPREGRHAVWPDRIRAEVIAAVQAAGIEHPWAHQARAAEHALDGDSVVVATGTASGKSLAYLVPVLSTLLDGSEAPNGRGATALYLAPTKALAADQCRSVKELSHPLGNSVRPAVYDGDTPFEEREWIRQYANYVLTNPDMLHRGILPSHPRWSSFLKALKYVVIDECHTYRGVFGSHVAQVLRRLRRLCARYGASPVFLLASATAAEPAVAAGRLTGLPVVEVADDASPRGELVFALWEPPLTELQGEKGAPVRRTATAETADLLTDLAVQGVRSVAFVRSRRGAELISVIAQERLAEVDRSLARRVAAYRGGYLPEERRALERALHSGELLGLAATTALELGIDVSGLDAVLIAGYPGTRASLWQQAGRAGRSGQGALAVLIARDDPLDTYLVHHPEALFNRPVESTVLDPDNPYVLAPHLCAAAAEVPLTDEDLALFGPETEALLPQLEAAKLLRRRTKAWHWTRRERAADLTDIRGGGGRPIQIVESGTGRLLGTVDAGAAHTTVHEGAVHLHQGRTYLVRTLDLEDSVALVEEAVPPYSTVARDTTSISVLETDIEIPWGDGRLCYGSVEVTNQVVSFLRRRLITGEVLGETKLDLPPRTLRTRAVWWTVTEDQLDEARINPEILGGALHAAEHASIGLLPLFATCDRWDIGGVSIPLHPDTLLPTVFVYDGHPGGAGFAERAFHTARAWLTATRQAIASCECDAGCPSCIQSPKCGNGNDPLHKRGAVRLLTVLLRGAPEEAGEVAVGGEGELAAAGEEQVAAAGGGDPVPARGGGPGPAGGGAPANDIGR; encoded by the coding sequence ATGGCATTCAATCACTTACCGGCGGGCGTGCACGACGCCTTGGTCCCATTGTCCGTCACTCCAGTGACACACTCGGTGCCGATGGCCAAGAATCACCGATCCGATCGATCCCCGACGGGCCCCGTTTCCCGGGTGGACCCGGGCTCGGTGCTGGGTCGGCTCGCCTCGGGGCCGAGCCGGGCTTCGCGCATCACTCATACGGAGCATGTGCCCCCGCGCGAGGGCCGCCATGCCGTCTGGCCTGACCGGATCCGCGCGGAGGTCATCGCCGCGGTGCAGGCTGCGGGAATCGAACACCCCTGGGCCCACCAGGCACGCGCCGCCGAGCACGCGCTGGACGGCGACTCGGTGGTCGTCGCGACGGGCACGGCGTCCGGCAAGTCGCTGGCCTACCTCGTGCCGGTCCTCTCGACGCTCCTGGACGGCTCCGAGGCACCGAACGGCCGTGGCGCCACCGCGCTCTACCTGGCCCCCACCAAGGCTCTTGCGGCGGACCAGTGCCGTTCGGTGAAGGAACTTTCACATCCGCTGGGCAATTCCGTACGCCCAGCTGTGTACGACGGCGATACTCCGTTCGAGGAACGCGAGTGGATCCGCCAGTACGCCAACTACGTCCTCACCAACCCCGACATGCTGCATCGCGGCATACTCCCCTCCCACCCCCGCTGGTCTTCCTTCCTGAAGGCGCTGAAGTACGTCGTCATCGACGAGTGCCACACCTACCGCGGTGTCTTCGGCTCCCACGTCGCCCAGGTCCTGCGCCGTCTGCGCCGCCTGTGCGCCCGCTACGGCGCCTCTCCGGTCTTCCTGCTGGCCTCCGCCACCGCCGCCGAGCCGGCGGTGGCCGCAGGCCGCCTCACGGGCCTGCCGGTGGTGGAGGTCGCCGACGACGCCTCCCCACGCGGGGAACTGGTCTTCGCCCTCTGGGAGCCCCCGCTCACCGAGCTCCAGGGCGAGAAGGGCGCCCCCGTTCGGCGTACGGCAACCGCCGAGACAGCGGACCTCCTGACGGATCTGGCCGTGCAGGGGGTCCGGTCGGTCGCCTTCGTACGCTCCCGGCGCGGCGCCGAGCTGATCTCGGTCATCGCCCAGGAGCGCCTCGCCGAGGTCGACCGCTCCCTCGCCCGGCGTGTCGCGGCCTACCGCGGCGGCTACCTCCCCGAGGAGCGCCGCGCCCTGGAACGGGCCCTCCACTCCGGCGAACTCCTCGGCCTGGCCGCCACCACCGCCCTGGAACTCGGCATCGACGTCTCCGGCCTGGACGCCGTACTGATCGCCGGCTACCCGGGCACGCGCGCGTCCCTGTGGCAGCAGGCGGGCCGGGCCGGCCGCTCCGGACAGGGCGCGCTGGCCGTCCTGATCGCTCGGGACGACCCGCTGGACACCTACCTCGTCCACCACCCCGAGGCCCTGTTCAACCGGCCGGTGGAGTCGACGGTCCTCGACCCCGACAACCCCTACGTCCTGGCTCCGCACCTGTGCGCGGCAGCCGCGGAAGTCCCGCTGACCGACGAGGATTTGGCGCTTTTCGGTCCCGAGACCGAGGCACTGTTGCCGCAGCTGGAGGCCGCGAAGCTGCTGCGCCGCCGCACGAAGGCCTGGCACTGGACGCGCCGGGAACGGGCCGCCGACCTGACCGACATCCGCGGCGGAGGCGGCCGCCCGATCCAGATCGTCGAGTCCGGCACGGGCCGCCTGCTCGGCACGGTCGACGCGGGCGCCGCGCACACCACCGTCCACGAAGGCGCGGTCCATCTCCACCAGGGCCGCACTTATCTCGTCCGCACCCTCGACCTGGAGGACTCGGTCGCCCTGGTCGAGGAGGCCGTCCCGCCGTATTCGACGGTCGCCCGCGACACCACGTCCATCTCCGTCCTGGAGACGGACATCGAGATCCCGTGGGGCGACGGCCGTCTGTGCTACGGCTCCGTCGAGGTCACCAACCAGGTGGTCTCCTTCCTGCGCCGCCGGCTGATCACCGGCGAAGTACTGGGCGAGACGAAACTCGACCTCCCTCCTCGTACGCTGCGTACCCGCGCGGTGTGGTGGACGGTCACCGAGGACCAGTTGGACGAGGCCCGCATCAACCCCGAGATCCTCGGCGGCGCCCTGCACGCCGCCGAGCACGCCTCGATCGGCCTGCTGCCCCTCTTCGCGACCTGCGACCGCTGGGACATCGGCGGCGTCTCGATCCCGCTGCACCCCGACACACTGCTCCCGACGGTCTTCGTCTACGACGGCCACCCGGGCGGCGCGGGCTTCGCGGAGCGCGCCTTCCACACCGCCCGCGCCTGGCTCACCGCCACCCGCCAGGCCATCGCCTCCTGCGAGTGCGACGCCGGCTGCCCGTCCTGCATCCAGTCCCCCAAGTGCGGCAACGGCAACGATCCGCTGCACAAGAGGGGGGCGGTGCGGTTGCTGACGGTGCTGTTGCGGGGGGCACCGGAGGAGGCGGGGGAGGTTGCCGTGGGTGGGGAAGGGGAGCTTGCCGCGGCCGGGGAAGAGCAGGTTGCCGCGGCCGGGGGCGGGGATCCTGTCCCGGCGAGGGGTGGGGGGCCTGGCCCAGCTGGGGGCGGGGCCCCGGCGAACGACATCGGGCGCTGA
- a CDS encoding type II secretion system F family protein yields MGEMSLGAAVACLGAAVWLVGGRNSGTRRAQLLLAGGGVVGAGPPDWRRMAGELRRLRGRLRAEWWAPAVGLVLGVLGASLLPVVAGAAGVPLLRRVRLAREARRTRERCGDAVIALCGALAGEVRTGRQPGEALLRVARDCGGLGEAQAAVLAAARFGGDVPGALTSAARQPGAGGLSGLAACWRVAVDQGAGLAAGLDRLEGALRAERDQRADLRAQLAGARSTVVMLAGLPVLGLLLGAAMGADPLHVLLHTGAGLGCVVVGGVLEALGMWWALRIVRGAEAA; encoded by the coding sequence ATGGGTGAGATGTCGTTGGGCGCGGCAGTGGCGTGTCTTGGGGCGGCGGTTTGGTTGGTGGGCGGGCGCAACTCCGGTACGCGCCGGGCGCAGTTGCTGCTTGCGGGTGGTGGGGTGGTGGGAGCCGGGCCGCCCGACTGGCGGCGGATGGCCGGGGAGCTGCGGCGGCTCCGGGGGCGGTTGCGGGCCGAGTGGTGGGCGCCGGCCGTCGGGCTGGTGCTGGGTGTCCTGGGGGCTTCGTTGCTGCCGGTCGTCGCGGGGGCGGCCGGGGTGCCGTTGCTGCGGAGGGTGCGGCTGGCCCGGGAGGCGCGCCGGACACGGGAGCGTTGCGGGGACGCGGTGATCGCGCTGTGCGGGGCGCTGGCCGGGGAGGTGCGGACCGGGCGGCAGCCGGGTGAGGCGTTGCTGCGGGTGGCGCGGGACTGCGGTGGGCTCGGTGAAGCGCAGGCTGCGGTGTTGGCGGCGGCGCGGTTCGGCGGGGATGTGCCGGGCGCGCTCACCTCCGCGGCACGGCAGCCGGGTGCCGGGGGCCTGTCAGGCCTGGCGGCGTGCTGGCGGGTGGCCGTGGACCAGGGCGCCGGGCTCGCGGCCGGACTCGACCGGCTGGAAGGGGCGTTGCGGGCCGAGCGGGACCAACGCGCCGACCTACGCGCTCAGTTGGCGGGAGCTCGGTCGACGGTGGTGATGCTCGCCGGGTTGCCGGTTCTGGGGCTGCTGCTCGGTGCCGCGATGGGGGCCGACCCGCTGCATGTGCTGCTGCATACCGGGGCGGGGCTCGGGTGCGTGGTGGTCGGCGGGGTGCTGGAGGCGCTGGGGATGTGGTGGGCGCTGCGGATCGTGCGGGGAGCGGAGGCGGCGTGA
- a CDS encoding DUF4244 domain-containing protein has product MCKAVRARMGALVCGKRAARRDAGMVTSEYAMGIVAAVAFAVVLYKVVTSGQVSAELQAIVKQALDARM; this is encoded by the coding sequence ATGTGCAAGGCGGTACGGGCGCGGATGGGTGCCCTGGTGTGCGGGAAGCGGGCGGCGCGGAGGGACGCGGGGATGGTCACCTCCGAGTACGCGATGGGGATCGTCGCGGCGGTGGCGTTCGCCGTGGTGCTCTACAAGGTCGTGACGAGCGGGCAGGTCAGTGCGGAGTTGCAGGCCATCGTGAAGCAGGCGCTCGATGCGCGGATGTGA